A single region of the Chitinophaga niabensis genome encodes:
- a CDS encoding SnoaL-like domain-containing protein, producing the protein MKETITQEIAYKLISFCKKSDWQGAYDQLFSEDARSIESFKSPIAEIETIGLQAIRDKAKRFDELIEKVHEIKVSEPLIMNNHFSFSLTMDGEMTGKGYTVILSEICIYEVQKGKIVYEQFFYTQN; encoded by the coding sequence ATGAAAGAGACGATAACACAGGAAATCGCATACAAGCTTATCTCATTTTGTAAAAAGAGCGACTGGCAAGGTGCTTATGATCAACTATTCAGTGAGGATGCAAGGAGCATCGAGTCCTTCAAATCACCAATTGCAGAAATTGAGACCATTGGTTTGCAGGCAATCAGGGATAAGGCAAAAAGATTTGATGAGCTTATCGAAAAAGTACATGAAATAAAGGTTTCTGAGCCGCTCATCATGAATAACCATTTTTCATTTTCTCTCACAATGGATGGTGAAATGACAGGAAAAGGATATACCGTGATACTATCAGAAATATGTATTTACGAAGTCCAAAAAGGGAAAATTGTATATGAACAGTTCTTCTACACTCAAAATTAA
- a CDS encoding antibiotic biosynthesis monooxygenase family protein, with the protein MMKQVLVNYIVKPEKIGENIALIKDVFLALKSSRSKGVKYSVYRMGENVFIHIAQFETEEANNEFRALEAFKAFRKDHSERQVEKPITNDIEEIGNFSSISPIT; encoded by the coding sequence ATGATGAAGCAGGTGCTCGTAAATTATATCGTTAAACCCGAAAAAATAGGGGAAAACATTGCATTAATAAAAGATGTGTTTTTAGCCCTTAAATCTTCAAGGTCCAAGGGCGTAAAATACTCTGTCTATCGAATGGGTGAAAACGTATTTATCCATATTGCCCAATTCGAAACCGAAGAAGCGAACAATGAATTTAGGGCATTGGAAGCTTTTAAGGCCTTTCGCAAAGATCATTCTGAAAGGCAGGTTGAGAAACCCATCACAAATGATATTGAAGAGATTGGAAATTTTTCCAGCATTTCCCCCATAACATAA
- a CDS encoding GlxA family transcriptional regulator, whose amino-acid sequence MKKLCFLIPDGTLKPTTLFGVIEVFEKANIYATENGKEPFYEIILAGVQAKQIFHNSMLSIITDSIQSIKAPDLIFIPPIEEIAAKPVGETQVLLEWMVDQYHSGTEIASLCTGAFLLAYTGLLKDKDCATHWRAESLFIKMFPDTKLLVDKIMTDKKGIYTAGGASSSLNLALYIVEKHHGRDTALFCAKLLEIDIERNSQSQFILFEGQKNHADDGIREIQEFIEKNVEEKLSVDFLAEKFSISRRSLVRRFKKATNNPPIEYIQRVKIEVAKRCLESGKKTINEIMYAVGYNDVKAFREVFKKIAGLTPIEYRAKYSSYEMEDNM is encoded by the coding sequence ATGAAAAAATTATGTTTCCTAATCCCTGATGGAACCTTAAAGCCAACTACGCTTTTTGGTGTGATAGAAGTTTTCGAAAAGGCAAACATATATGCCACTGAAAACGGCAAAGAGCCTTTCTATGAAATTATTCTTGCAGGTGTACAGGCTAAACAAATTTTTCATAATAGCATGCTATCCATTATAACGGATAGTATACAAAGCATAAAAGCACCAGACCTCATCTTCATTCCTCCAATTGAAGAGATAGCAGCCAAACCGGTTGGAGAAACGCAGGTATTGCTTGAATGGATGGTAGACCAATATCATTCAGGAACTGAAATTGCCAGCTTGTGTACCGGGGCGTTTTTACTGGCTTATACGGGGCTGTTGAAAGATAAAGACTGTGCTACGCATTGGCGGGCAGAATCATTGTTTATTAAAATGTTCCCCGATACCAAACTACTCGTGGATAAGATCATGACGGATAAAAAGGGGATTTATACGGCTGGGGGCGCCTCGTCTTCGCTGAACCTTGCCTTATATATTGTAGAGAAACACCACGGAAGGGATACTGCGTTGTTTTGTGCCAAGTTGCTGGAGATCGATATTGAAAGGAATTCCCAATCGCAGTTTATACTCTTTGAAGGACAGAAAAATCATGCGGATGATGGGATCAGGGAAATTCAGGAATTTATTGAAAAAAATGTTGAAGAGAAGCTTTCCGTAGACTTTCTTGCCGAAAAGTTTTCCATCAGCAGAAGAAGCCTTGTCAGGCGGTTCAAGAAAGCCACCAATAACCCGCCAATTGAATACATTCAGCGCGTTAAAATAGAGGTGGCAAAACGTTGCCTGGAATCTGGTAAAAAAACGATCAACGAAATTATGTATGCTGTTGGTTATAATGATGTAAAGGCTTTCCGGGAGGTTTTTAAGAAAATCGCTGGGCTTACCCCAATTGAGTATAGGGCTAAGTATAGTAGTTACGAGATGGAGGATAACATGTAG
- a CDS encoding DUF4199 domain-containing protein — protein MKNYQTELKWAGIFFLMYLVWMLMEHLCGLHGRHIQYQQLVSTFILLPSLLIYLLALREKKRKVFQGKITFMQAFKSGMLLTLFIVILSPVNQLLTQGLISPEYFENMQEYAVSTQQMSAQEAASRLNIGAFIVQSIIGGLVTGAVFSALVSLLIRSRK, from the coding sequence ATGAAAAACTATCAAACCGAACTCAAATGGGCAGGAATTTTCTTCCTGATGTACCTGGTGTGGATGTTGATGGAGCATCTATGCGGGCTGCATGGGCGGCATATTCAGTACCAGCAGCTGGTATCAACATTTATCCTTTTACCTTCATTATTGATCTACCTACTCGCTTTACGCGAAAAGAAACGGAAAGTTTTCCAGGGAAAGATCACTTTCATGCAGGCTTTTAAAAGCGGCATGTTGCTCACCTTGTTCATCGTTATACTCAGCCCGGTAAACCAACTCCTCACACAAGGGCTTATTTCCCCGGAGTATTTTGAAAATATGCAGGAATATGCGGTGTCCACACAACAAATGTCAGCGCAGGAAGCAGCATCGCGGCTGAACATCGGGGCTTTTATTGTGCAAAGCATTATTGGCGGGTTGGTCACCGGTGCGGTTTTCTCAGCGCTTGTTTCCCTGCTGATCAGAAGCAGGAAGTAG
- a CDS encoding DUF1801 domain-containing protein: MSSKKVDEFLSKLDHPLREELAVLRDTIMKVHPGITEDVKWGGPSFYYKGDIATFSPRVKDAATLVFHQAEGLTPGAVLEPAPKGKAYAKFKNMADVKAKSKGLQAIIKEWIKLMDKS, translated from the coding sequence ATGAGTTCAAAAAAAGTAGATGAGTTCCTGTCAAAACTGGACCATCCGTTAAGAGAAGAGCTGGCAGTACTCCGGGATACAATTATGAAAGTACATCCTGGAATTACAGAAGATGTAAAATGGGGAGGCCCCAGCTTCTATTACAAGGGAGACATTGCCACTTTCAGCCCGCGCGTGAAAGATGCAGCAACACTGGTCTTCCACCAGGCAGAAGGCTTAACTCCGGGTGCAGTACTGGAGCCAGCTCCCAAAGGTAAAGCCTATGCCAAATTCAAAAACATGGCCGACGTAAAGGCTAAAAGTAAAGGCCTTCAGGCCATCATTAAAGAATGGATTAAACTCATGGACAAATCATAA
- a CDS encoding calcium:proton antiporter, whose product MRLLLQWTAITPILAWALFFTGLVYDSSIFQIIASVLLIGSVMSAVHHSEVIAHRVGEPYGTIILAVAITVIEVSIIISLMVAGGDEAASLARDTIFSATMLILNGIVGLCLFLGGLKFREQIFTKHSATIALVSLIAIVILTLVFPTFTTSVQGPYYSTPQLVFVSIACLVIYSFFLLAQTRRHREYFLTEEGTDDAHAIVVSGKKLIASLVFLLLSLGIVVLLAKTLSPTIEKIVIGYNLPKTLVGVIIAAVILLPEGIAAINAAKKNKLQTSLNLALGSALASIGLTIPCVSIVSTLYDMNIILGLDIKSMILLGLSVFTVMLSLASGRTNIVYGAVLLVNLAAFIFLIIHP is encoded by the coding sequence ATGAGATTATTATTACAATGGACGGCTATTACACCAATACTGGCCTGGGCCTTGTTCTTTACAGGACTGGTCTACGACAGCAGTATTTTTCAGATCATCGCAAGCGTGTTATTGATTGGCAGTGTGATGTCTGCGGTACATCACTCTGAAGTGATCGCCCACCGGGTGGGGGAACCTTACGGAACGATCATCCTCGCGGTGGCAATTACCGTCATCGAGGTATCTATTATTATTTCACTGATGGTAGCCGGGGGCGATGAAGCGGCTTCCCTTGCACGCGACACCATCTTTTCTGCTACCATGTTGATCCTTAACGGTATTGTAGGCCTTTGCCTATTCCTGGGCGGCCTGAAATTCCGGGAACAGATCTTCACTAAACATTCCGCCACCATCGCACTGGTTTCGCTGATTGCCATTGTGATCCTCACGCTGGTGTTCCCTACGTTTACAACCAGTGTGCAAGGACCTTATTATTCCACGCCGCAGCTCGTTTTTGTATCCATCGCCTGCCTGGTCATTTATTCCTTTTTCCTGCTGGCACAAACCCGCAGGCATCGTGAATATTTCCTGACGGAAGAAGGTACGGATGATGCCCATGCAATAGTGGTCTCCGGCAAGAAGCTGATCGCCAGTCTTGTGTTCCTGTTGCTTAGCCTGGGCATCGTGGTATTGCTGGCCAAAACCCTCTCCCCAACTATCGAGAAGATCGTGATCGGCTACAATCTCCCTAAAACGCTGGTAGGTGTGATCATTGCGGCAGTAATACTCTTGCCGGAAGGGATTGCAGCGATCAACGCGGCGAAGAAGAACAAGCTGCAGACGAGCCTGAACCTGGCATTGGGATCTGCACTGGCGAGTATCGGGCTGACCATCCCCTGCGTATCCATCGTGAGTACGCTGTATGATATGAATATCATTTTAGGGCTCGATATTAAGTCTATGATATTGCTGGGCCTTTCGGTGTTCACGGTGATGCTGTCACTTGCCAGCGGCCGGACAAATATTGTGTATGGAGCGGTATTGTTGGTGAATTTGGCAGCGTTTATATTCCTGATCATTCATCCCTGA
- a CDS encoding carboxymuconolactone decarboxylase family protein: MEHQLRLQPIEKPKGLYMKLGYWYLKKMIGKVITPAKVVYARVPKLMKVASLFYKVSEQAPLSDDLKIMLKAMVSDLNNCTFCIDITQAYAMRKGSSMKKLGEIHNFATSELFSPAERACLNYVKEATLHKQVPDAIFRELQQHFNEEQIIYITFLMASEVYYNTMNLALGIGSDGLCAIQ, from the coding sequence ATGGAACATCAATTAAGACTGCAGCCCATCGAGAAGCCCAAAGGCCTTTACATGAAACTGGGATACTGGTATCTTAAGAAAATGATCGGTAAAGTGATCACTCCCGCCAAGGTCGTATATGCGCGAGTGCCGAAACTCATGAAAGTAGCCTCTCTTTTCTATAAGGTCAGCGAACAGGCACCGTTAAGCGACGACCTGAAAATTATGCTGAAGGCCATGGTATCTGATCTGAACAATTGCACTTTCTGTATAGATATTACACAGGCATATGCCATGCGCAAAGGCAGTTCTATGAAGAAATTGGGCGAGATCCACAATTTCGCCACCAGCGAGTTGTTCTCACCTGCAGAACGCGCCTGCCTGAATTATGTAAAGGAAGCGACCTTACACAAACAGGTACCGGATGCCATTTTCCGGGAGCTACAGCAGCATTTCAACGAGGAACAGATCATTTATATCACTTTTCTCATGGCCTCCGAAGTATACTATAATACAATGAACCTGGCGCTGGGAATAGGATCAGACGGACTCTGCGCCATACAATAA
- a CDS encoding sigma-70 family RNA polymerase sigma factor, producing MTTQLSDIFEHRPLLFAIAYRMIGEKQEAEDIVQDVYARWLEMDANRVEQPRHYLMRAVTNRSINRLKVLQKQRELYMGPWLPEPVTDIALPERSPDRSNDLSIGFLFLLEKLNPLERAIFLLRKSFDLSYKELENILDIPESTCRQHLHRAKEKLQQDKKRFESDVTRHRELLEAFIVACMNQDQDKLISLLKEDISFYGDGGGKVSSATKPLFGRDVVSRMILGLFSKVPVPTPLYNLLMVNGLPALALFDAISREPITCICFEHEGGAIDSFYFIRNPDKLKNIRYQG from the coding sequence ATGACCACACAGCTCTCCGATATTTTTGAACACCGTCCCCTGCTTTTCGCCATCGCCTACCGCATGATAGGAGAGAAACAGGAAGCAGAAGATATTGTACAGGATGTATATGCCCGCTGGCTGGAAATGGATGCCAACCGCGTGGAACAACCCCGTCATTACCTGATGCGGGCCGTCACCAACCGTTCCATTAACCGCCTCAAAGTATTGCAGAAACAAAGAGAGCTGTATATGGGCCCCTGGCTGCCTGAACCGGTAACGGACATAGCATTACCGGAGCGTTCCCCGGATAGGAGCAACGATCTCTCCATTGGCTTTCTCTTTCTCCTGGAAAAGCTGAACCCACTGGAAAGGGCCATCTTCCTGCTGCGGAAAAGCTTTGATCTATCCTATAAAGAGCTTGAAAATATCCTTGATATCCCCGAAAGTACATGTCGCCAGCACCTGCATCGGGCGAAAGAAAAGCTGCAGCAGGATAAAAAACGCTTTGAATCAGATGTGACCCGTCACCGGGAATTGCTGGAAGCCTTCATCGTAGCCTGCATGAACCAGGACCAGGATAAATTGATCTCCCTGCTGAAAGAAGATATCAGTTTTTATGGAGACGGTGGAGGCAAAGTTAGTTCCGCCACCAAACCGCTGTTTGGCCGGGATGTGGTGTCCCGTATGATACTGGGCCTTTTTAGTAAAGTTCCGGTACCTACTCCTTTATATAACTTGCTGATGGTGAACGGTTTACCGGCCCTGGCGCTCTTCGATGCCATTAGCAGGGAACCTATCACCTGTATCTGTTTTGAACATGAAGGCGGGGCTATCGACAGCTTCTATTTTATCCGCAACCCGGATAAATTAAAAAATATCCGCTACCAGGGATAA
- a CDS encoding SRPBCC family protein: MSGTVSLHRMLKASPEKVYRAFTEAPAIASWLPPYGFLCTVHEMTVKQGGTYKMSFQNFTTGNGHSFGGKYVEIKPNEFLKYTDQFDDPNLPGEMVTSVSLRKTIAGTEIKITQEGIPDAIPVEMCYLGWQDSLDKLMRLVEPEIPDA; the protein is encoded by the coding sequence ATGTCAGGTACTGTTTCATTACACAGAATGCTTAAAGCATCTCCCGAAAAGGTATACCGTGCATTTACTGAAGCTCCGGCAATTGCTTCATGGCTTCCTCCATATGGTTTTCTTTGCACCGTTCATGAAATGACGGTGAAGCAGGGAGGTACTTATAAGATGTCTTTTCAGAATTTTACCACCGGCAACGGCCATTCGTTTGGTGGAAAGTATGTAGAGATCAAACCGAATGAATTTCTGAAGTATACGGATCAGTTTGATGATCCTAACTTACCCGGTGAGATGGTAACTTCTGTATCGCTCCGGAAAACGATAGCCGGTACAGAGATAAAAATTACGCAGGAAGGAATCCCTGATGCTATACCAGTAGAAATGTGTTATCTGGGCTGGCAGGATTCGCTGGATAAACTGATGAGGCTGGTAGAGCCTGAGATACCAGATGCATGA
- a CDS encoding MGH1-like glycoside hydrolase domain-containing protein: MKIKAGFAFCLVFLLATDSAAQIKLPDTTKLNSTHDLQLPAWGPYSKHYAGISHIPEVTSGMRFDFSVFPGYYRNKLLVPNVRFESSYFPWNVKNDGSAITYRYELEWKDQVYTDVTYTLIDTSSVLVSMHCVNNTALPQNLSLNLVASIEYPDNYGMQQLKHGEGTQWYNAVDYRSLSFAIKKPATDLVYDGWMRGEVRDSRLINGRGVGKEFGRQPGDKIEYDVNISPGIKKARLLFIYTMKSGKGSAIQLSGLINQKVTFLPGDTLAILDIPFEITSNNSRRLTLTSLGGEEILLNGFVITTALSGKPFTIVPAPMLKTPVTEEDPEARTLLLKYQDVPVHYGITWDKEPFKVRSIRNDELDIFFRNETHNHVAKVLNGNMKGDYANIFIRPVELAPFSSQTCTALLTSGTHDGVLAALKRSLPQQKDTIPDEKGILEEGKKYQFSHKMLKSTLLSNVVYPTYTQNQFIKHFTPGKWWNSLYTWDLGFVALGLSTFNPALAAECINTYVTSPGSQSAFIHHGSPLPVQIYVFLELWNKTQSRELLSYFYPRLKQYYQFLAGRYGSSSTNVLSSDLLKTWDYFYNSGGWDDYPPQVGVHSQHLEKQVTPVVTTAHVIRVAKILRMAARALNKVADLKEYDKDISRFAAALQNHSWDAKSGYYSYVMHDGAGHATGFYKDPASGVNFNMGLDGAYPIISGMCTPDQQEVLTDKIFSPKHLWSPSGITVVDQSAPYYRIDGYWNGAVWMPHQWFVWKSMLDIDRSDLAYKVAAKGLDVYKRETDASYYTFEHFLAASGRGAGWHQFSGLSTPVLAWFDAYYKTGTITPGFEIWINEQSFNDDYSAYKANISFDEATLPHKRALLAGMNPAFDYQAKFNGETVVLKRLEKGVLQITLPATNKSGMLTISRYNSNKAGRN; the protein is encoded by the coding sequence ATGAAAATAAAAGCAGGGTTCGCTTTCTGCCTGGTATTCTTACTAGCTACAGATAGTGCTGCACAGATAAAACTTCCTGATACCACAAAGCTGAATAGTACGCACGACCTTCAGTTGCCGGCCTGGGGCCCTTATTCTAAACATTATGCGGGCATTTCCCATATTCCGGAGGTTACATCCGGCATGCGGTTCGATTTCTCCGTGTTCCCTGGTTATTATCGCAATAAGCTCCTGGTTCCAAACGTACGATTTGAATCCTCCTATTTCCCCTGGAATGTGAAGAACGACGGAAGTGCTATCACTTACCGGTATGAGCTGGAATGGAAGGACCAGGTGTATACAGATGTTACGTATACATTGATCGATACATCTTCTGTATTGGTGTCTATGCATTGTGTTAATAATACTGCGCTTCCACAGAACCTTTCCCTGAACCTGGTGGCATCCATAGAATACCCTGATAATTACGGGATGCAGCAATTAAAGCATGGCGAAGGCACACAGTGGTATAACGCAGTAGACTATCGTTCTCTTTCATTTGCCATCAAAAAGCCCGCTACGGACCTTGTTTACGACGGATGGATGCGGGGAGAGGTAAGGGACTCCCGGCTTATAAATGGCCGGGGCGTTGGGAAAGAATTTGGCCGGCAGCCGGGAGATAAGATCGAGTACGACGTAAACATATCACCAGGTATCAAAAAGGCCAGGCTTCTGTTTATTTATACTATGAAAAGTGGAAAGGGATCCGCCATACAGCTCTCAGGGTTGATCAATCAGAAAGTTACTTTTTTGCCTGGCGATACACTTGCTATATTGGATATCCCGTTTGAAATAACAAGTAACAATAGCCGGCGTTTAACCCTTACTTCACTTGGTGGGGAAGAAATACTTCTGAATGGCTTTGTTATTACCACGGCACTGTCCGGCAAACCTTTTACGATCGTTCCTGCACCAATGCTTAAAACACCTGTAACGGAAGAAGACCCTGAAGCACGCACACTGCTGCTGAAGTACCAGGACGTACCTGTGCATTACGGGATCACATGGGATAAGGAACCTTTTAAGGTCCGTAGTATCCGAAATGATGAGCTGGATATCTTTTTCCGGAATGAAACACATAACCATGTTGCCAAGGTGCTGAACGGAAATATGAAAGGAGATTATGCCAATATTTTTATCAGACCTGTGGAACTGGCACCATTCTCCTCGCAAACCTGCACAGCCCTGCTTACATCCGGAACACATGATGGGGTGCTGGCTGCATTAAAAAGAAGCCTGCCGCAGCAGAAAGACACCATACCTGATGAAAAGGGAATACTGGAAGAAGGAAAGAAATACCAGTTCAGTCATAAGATGCTGAAAAGTACATTGCTTTCAAATGTGGTATATCCCACTTATACACAAAACCAGTTTATCAAACATTTTACACCCGGTAAGTGGTGGAACAGTCTCTATACCTGGGACCTTGGCTTTGTTGCACTTGGTCTTTCAACTTTTAATCCGGCACTGGCAGCTGAATGCATCAATACCTACGTAACATCACCGGGAAGCCAGTCCGCATTCATTCATCACGGATCGCCATTGCCTGTTCAGATCTACGTGTTCCTTGAGCTATGGAATAAAACACAATCCAGGGAATTGCTCAGCTACTTTTATCCCCGGCTAAAACAGTATTATCAATTCCTGGCGGGGCGTTACGGAAGTTCTTCCACCAATGTACTGTCTTCAGATCTGCTGAAAACATGGGACTATTTTTACAATTCCGGGGGATGGGATGACTATCCGCCGCAGGTAGGCGTTCATAGCCAGCATTTGGAGAAACAGGTAACACCGGTAGTAACTACAGCACATGTTATTCGCGTGGCCAAGATACTGAGAATGGCAGCCCGGGCACTTAACAAGGTGGCTGATCTCAAAGAGTACGACAAAGATATCAGCCGGTTTGCTGCTGCCCTGCAAAACCATTCCTGGGACGCGAAGAGCGGGTACTATTCATATGTGATGCACGATGGTGCAGGACATGCAACAGGCTTTTATAAAGACCCTGCATCCGGAGTTAATTTCAATATGGGTTTGGATGGCGCCTATCCGATCATATCGGGGATGTGTACGCCGGATCAACAGGAAGTTTTAACAGACAAGATCTTTTCACCCAAACATTTGTGGAGCCCTTCGGGGATTACTGTTGTAGACCAGTCGGCTCCTTACTACAGGATAGATGGTTACTGGAACGGAGCTGTTTGGATGCCGCATCAGTGGTTTGTTTGGAAAAGCATGCTGGATATAGATAGAAGTGATCTTGCTTATAAAGTGGCAGCTAAGGGCCTGGATGTTTATAAAAGAGAAACAGATGCCTCCTATTATACATTTGAGCACTTTTTGGCGGCATCCGGCAGAGGTGCAGGCTGGCATCAGTTCTCAGGTTTATCTACCCCGGTGCTGGCATGGTTTGACGCATATTATAAAACAGGAACGATAACACCGGGGTTTGAGATTTGGATCAACGAGCAGTCTTTTAATGATGATTATAGTGCGTATAAAGCAAATATTTCTTTTGATGAAGCAACGCTTCCGCATAAACGCGCTTTACTGGCAGGAATGAATCCTGCGTTTGATTACCAGGCGAAGTTTAATGGAGAAACGGTTGTTCTTAAACGTTTAGAGAAAGGAGTGCTCCAGATCACGCTTCCCGCCACGAATAAAAGCGGGATGCTGACTATCAGCCGTTATAACAGCAATAAGGCTGGTCGCAATTAA
- a CDS encoding RagB/SusD family nutrient uptake outer membrane protein, with amino-acid sequence MKFNNHFIYKAALVTLLLSSCGKGFIDLKPISVITTDNFYQTEEDFRNAVSGAYNALRTGGTYGVDSYIFGEIRSDNSFPVASGSVTDQDEFDRFYIRTTNPFINNRWSNSYTSIARCNAILDRITPVAINDALKNRYIGEAKFLRALFYFNLVRTFGDVPLVLKEITNPDEGYQYGRNPKADVYAQIEKDLTEAAEALPVSYTGADVGRATKGAAKAILGRVLLTQKKYAPAAVQLKAVMDLNQYGLVTTAYADFFKVSNKNNKEAIFDVQYRSGGIGQGNPWPNSFAPQNSGNAVIMFGGGGNNVPTDDLVNDYEAGDQRKAASIATSYVNANGATIPGNFVKKYFDVPTVNNDNGNNIPIIRYADVLLMYAECLNEAGFVANGDAFSYLNEVRRRAGLGNLTAVEVPSQAAFRLVMEHERRVEFAFENLRWYDLVRTDRAITVLNGKSAQINLVNPVTPQNQVFPIPQSQIDINKTKITQNEGSN; translated from the coding sequence ATGAAATTCAATAATCACTTTATATATAAGGCAGCTTTGGTTACGCTTTTGTTGTCTTCATGCGGCAAAGGCTTTATAGACCTTAAGCCCATATCTGTTATTACTACTGATAATTTCTACCAGACGGAAGAAGATTTCAGGAATGCCGTCAGCGGCGCTTATAATGCACTCAGAACTGGTGGTACTTATGGTGTTGACAGCTATATTTTTGGAGAGATCAGGTCTGATAATTCCTTCCCCGTGGCTTCCGGTTCCGTAACGGACCAGGATGAGTTTGACCGGTTTTATATCCGTACCACCAACCCGTTCATCAATAACCGCTGGAGTAACAGCTACACATCAATAGCCAGGTGTAATGCCATCCTCGATCGTATTACTCCTGTTGCAATAAACGATGCATTAAAGAACCGTTATATAGGAGAAGCCAAATTTCTCCGCGCACTCTTTTATTTTAACCTTGTACGCACATTTGGAGATGTGCCACTGGTGTTAAAAGAGATCACCAATCCGGATGAAGGTTATCAATACGGCAGAAACCCTAAAGCGGATGTGTATGCGCAAATAGAAAAGGACCTTACAGAAGCCGCAGAGGCATTACCGGTTTCCTATACCGGCGCAGATGTTGGCCGGGCAACAAAAGGTGCTGCCAAAGCCATTCTTGGCCGCGTATTGCTGACACAGAAGAAATATGCTCCGGCTGCTGTGCAACTGAAGGCAGTGATGGACCTGAACCAGTATGGGCTGGTGACCACTGCATATGCAGATTTCTTCAAAGTGAGCAACAAAAACAACAAAGAAGCCATCTTTGATGTACAATACAGGTCTGGTGGCATAGGGCAGGGGAATCCCTGGCCTAATTCATTTGCGCCGCAGAATTCAGGAAATGCTGTGATCATGTTCGGTGGCGGCGGAAATAATGTGCCCACTGACGATCTTGTAAATGACTATGAAGCAGGTGATCAGCGAAAGGCTGCCTCTATTGCCACCTCTTATGTGAATGCAAATGGCGCTACAATTCCGGGCAACTTTGTTAAAAAGTATTTTGATGTTCCGACCGTCAACAATGATAATGGTAATAATATCCCGATCATCCGTTATGCAGATGTATTGCTGATGTATGCGGAATGTTTAAATGAAGCTGGGTTCGTGGCCAATGGAGATGCCTTTTCTTATCTGAACGAGGTACGCAGGCGTGCAGGGCTTGGTAATCTCACTGCCGTGGAAGTACCCAGCCAGGCAGCATTCCGGCTGGTGATGGAACATGAACGGAGAGTGGAATTTGCCTTTGAGAACCTGCGCTGGTATGATCTGGTAAGAACAGACCGCGCCATTACCGTACTCAATGGAAAATCCGCCCAGATCAACCTTGTAAATCCGGTTACTCCGCAGAACCAGGTATTCCCTATTCCGCAAAGCCAGATAGACATTAATAAAACAAAGATCACCCAGAACGAAGGGTCCAACTAA